One Anolis carolinensis isolate JA03-04 chromosome 5, rAnoCar3.1.pri, whole genome shotgun sequence DNA segment encodes these proteins:
- the LOC100553662 gene encoding alcohol dehydrogenase 1B translates to MSTAGKVIKCKAAIVFEAKGPLKVVEIEVAPPKAHEVRIKILATGICRTDDHVLNGTIKVNYPVIPGHEAVGAVESIGEGVTCVKPGDKIIPLCLPQCGKCRPCKNPEGNLCEQSDFFKNTGLMYDGTSRFSYKGKPIHHFANTSTFTEYTVVHEDSVAKIDPAAPPEKACLIGCGFSTGYGAATKTAKVTPGSSCAVFGLGGVGLAVVMGCKAAGASRIIGINRSKEKFPKAKEVGATECVSPLDFKKPIQEVLLDMTDGEGVDYSFEVVGSTETMIAALASCNMNYGTSVVVGAPPSASEMTLSPTLIFTGRTWKGSVLGGLKSKDDVPVLVSELMAKKFNLDPLITHVLPFDKINEGFELLRNGKCIRTVLKM, encoded by the exons ATGAGCACTGCAGGGAAA GTCATCAAATGTAAAGCTGCCATAGTCTTCGAAGCGAAGGGACCGCTTAAGGTTGTGGAAATAGAAGTGGCCCCTCCAAAAGCACATGAAGTTCGCATTAAG ATTTTGGCTACAGGAATCTGCCGCACAGATGACCATGTACTGAATGGTACAATAAAAGTGAACTATCCAGTTATTCCTGGCCATGAAGCAGTTGGAGCTGTGGAGAGCATTGGGGAAGGAGTTACCTGTGTGAAACCAG GAGACAAAATCATCCCACTCTGTCTCCCACAATgtgggaaatgcagaccttgcaAGAACCCTGAAGGAAACTTGTGCGAACAGTCTGA CTTTTTCAAAAACACAGGATTAATGTATGATGGCACCAGCCGATTCTCTTACAAAGGGAAACCAATTCACCATTTTGCTAACACCAGCACCTTTACCGAATACACCGTGGTGCATGAGGATTCGGTGGCCAAAATTGATCCTGCAGCCCCGCCTGAGAAAGCCTGTCTGATAGGCTGTGGATTTTCCACTGGCTATGGTGCTGCCACCAAAACTGCAAAG GTGACTCCTGGTTCTTCTTGCGCTGTTTTTGGCCTGGGAGGTGTCGGCCTTGCAGTGGTCATGGGCTGTAAAGCTGCTGGAGCATCACGAATCATTGGGATTAACAGAAGCAAGGAAAAGTTTCCCAAAGCTAAAGAAGTGGGAGCCACTGAGTGTGTCAGTCCTCTGGATTTCAAGAAGCCCATCCAGGAAGTGCTGCTTGACATGACTGATGGGGAAGGTGTGGACTATTCCTTTGAAGTAGTTGGAAGCACAGAGACCATG ATTGCTGCGTTGGCTTCCTGCAACATGAACTATGGCACCAGTGTGGTTGTGGGAGCTCCACCTTCAGCATCTGAGATGACTTTGTCTCCAACGCTTATTTTTACAGGACGCACCTGGAAAGGCTCTGTTTTAGGAG GACTGAAAAGCAAAGATGATGTTCCAGTGCTGGTCTCAGAACTTATGGCGAAAAAGTTCAATCTGGATCCACTAATTACACATGTTCTGCCTTTTGATAAAATCAATGAAGGATTTGAACTGCTCCGCAATGGAAAATG TATCCGCACTGTTCTGAAAATGTAA